The window GTAATCACCGGAGGTGGACACACCATAACCCTCCAGCGCCAAGGTCAGCTGGGCCACCTGGCGATCATCGCGCGGCGCTTCGATGGCGATGCGCCAGGGCGAGCCATCCGGCTTGCGGCCGCGTACCTTGAGCTCACCGGTGATATCCAGCAGGTAACTGCGCAGCCCCAGCTCGTCCAGCCGCCGAGCGACACGATCGACCGTGTAACCCGCGGCAATGCTGTTGAAATCCACCTGCACGGCGGCATCTTTACACAGCTGCTGGCCGTCGATGCGCAGGTGCTGATGGCCAACATTGGCGCGCACCTGGGCGATTTCTTCTGCACTCGGCACCCGCTCACTGCGCGACTGTGGACCGAAGCCCCAGAGGTCGAGCAATGGCTCGATCGTCAGGTCGAAGGCCCCATCGCTGTCGCGGGCCAACGTCTCGCCCACACGCACCAGTTCCAGCACCGGCGCCGGCATCGCCTGGCAACTGCCGGCCGGCAGGGCATTGAAACGGGAAATCAGCGAGTCGCTGCGGTAGGTGGACATCTGCGCATCCACCTCGGCGAGAATCGCCTCGACCTCGGCGCGCAGGCGCTGCTGCCCGGGCGCCCGGGCCTGCGCCACATACTTGAGCGAATAATGGCTGCCCATGGTCGGCCCGGAAAACTCTTCGATCCTGTCGCCGCAGCCAGCCAGCAGCAGGCTAGCCAGCACCACTAACACTCGCGTATCAAGCCGCACAAACACTCCCCCGCAGAGCCCTTGGCTTCGCTCAAGTGAGCCCAATACACCGCCGGTCAAACGCAAAACGGGAGCCGAAGCTCCCGTTTTGTCATACATAACCGACGCTTAGCGCGGGAAGGCTGGCGGGTTGACCCCGGCCATCTCTTCCATCACGCGCACCACCTGGCAGCTGTAACCGAACTCGTTGTCGTACCACACGTAGAGGACCACGCGGTTGTCGTTGCAGATGGTCGCTTCGGCATCGACCACACCGGCGTGGCGCGAGCCGACGAAGTCGGTGGACACCACTTCCTGCGAGGCGACGTAATCGATCTGCTTCTGCAGTTCCGAATGCATGGCCATCTGGCGCAGGTACTCGTTGACCTCATCGCGCGTGGTGGACTTCTCAAGGTTCAGGTTGAGAATGGCCATCGACACGTTCGGCGTCGGTACGCGAATGGCGTTGCCGGTCAGCTTGCCTTTCAGGATCGGCAGCGCCTTGGCCGCAGCGGTGGCCGCACCGGTTTCGGTGATGACCATGTTCAGCGGTGCGCTACGACCACGGCGATCGCCTTTGTGGAAGTTGTCGATCAGATTCTGGTCGTTAGTGTAGCTGTGTACGGTTTCCACATGACCATTGACGATGCCGTACTGGTCATTGATCGCTTTCAGCACCGGTACGATGGCATTGGTGGTGCAGGACGCCGCGGAGATGATCTTGTCGTCTGCGGTGATTTCGCTGTGGTTGATGCCGTGCACGATGTTCTTCAGCGCGCCCTTGCCAGGAGCGGTGAGCACCACGCGAGCAACACCCGGGCAGGCCAGGTGCTGGCCGAGGCCGTCGGCATCACGCCATACGCCGGTGTTATCGACCAGCAGGGCGTTCTTGATGCCGTACTGGGTGTAATCGACTTCCTTCGGGTCTTTGGCGTAGATCACTTGGATCAGGTTGCCGTTGGCGGTCAGGGTGTTGTTGGCCTCATCGATGGTGATGGTGCCGTCGAACTTGCCATGTACCGAGTCGCGGCGCAGCAGGCTGGCACGTTTGACCAGATCATTGCTCGCCCCTTTGCGCACGACGATGGCGCGCAGACGCAGGCCGTCGCCACCACCGGTCTTCTCGATCAGGATACGCGCCAGCAGGCGGCCGATGCGACCGAAGCCGTAGAGCACCACGTCGGTGCCTTCACGGCCGGAGCCGTTCTGCTTGCCGACCACATCAGCCAGCTCGTCCTTGACGAACTGCTCGAGGCTGCGAGCGCGGCCTTCGGCCTTGAACTTGGCAGCCATCTTGCCCAGGTCGACCGAGGCGGCGCCCAGCTTGAGCTCGCTCATGGCCTTGAGGATCGGGAAGGTATCGTGCACCGACAGTTCGCTGTCGTTGGCCAGACGATGGCGGGCGAAGCGGTGGGCTTTCAGAATGTCGATCACCGAACGGTTGATCAGACCACGGCCGTAGATCGAGGTCACTACGCTGTTATTGCGGTAGAGCTGGCCAATCAGCGGAATCATCGCTTCCGCGAGGGCTTCACGGTCAATCCACTCACCGAGACACTGGTCGGGCTTCTGAGTCACGGGCAGTACCTTCCACATGTAGGGGCTGAAAAAAGGGGCTACATTATGACGGCGCCAGATGGCGACGGCAATCGGCAGCCGCGCTGACACTGACAGCAGGTCATCAGGATAGTTACAATCCGCCGGTCCATTTCCCGACCGGAGCGACGACCGCCCGTGCCCGTATTGCGCCTTCCCCCCCTGCCCGCTGCGGCGGGCAAACAGCACTGGGGCAACCTGCCGGGTGCCGCGCTGTCTCTCGCCATCGCCGAGGCCGCGAGCGCCGCCAAGCGCTTCACCCTGCTGCTGACCGCCGATAGCCAGGCCGCCGAGCGTCTGGAGCAGGAACTCGGCTTCTTTGCTCCGGAGCTGCCGGTGCTGCATTTCCCCGACTGGGAAACCCTGCCCTACGACCTGTTCTCGCCGCACCAGGACATCATTTCCCAGCGCATCGCCAGCCTCTACCGTTTGCCGGAGCTGAGCCACGGCGTGCTGGTAGTGCCGATCACCACCGCCCTACACCGCCTGGCGCCGACACGCTTCCTGCTCGGCTCCAGCCTGGTGCTGGACGTTGGCCAGAAGCTGGATGTCGAGCAGATGCGCCTGCGCCTGGAAGCGGCCGGCTATCGCTGCGTGGATACCGTCTACGAGCATGGCGAGTTCGCCGTGCGCGGCGCGCTGATCGATCTATTTCCGATGGGCAGCGAGCAGCCCTTCCGCATCGACCTGTTCGACGACGAGATCGAGACGCTGCGCACCTTCGACCCGGAGACCCAGCGCTCAATCGACAAGGTCGCATCGATCCGCCTGCTGCCGGCCCGCGAGTTCCCGCTGGACAAGAAGGCCGTCACCGACTTCCGCGGGCGCTTCCGCGAACGCTTCGACGTCGATTTCCGCCGCTGCCCGATCTATCAAGACCTGACCAGCGGCATCACCCCGGCCGGCATCGAGTACTACCTGCCGCTGTTCTTCGAAGAAAGCGCCACCCTGTTCGACTACCTGCCGCAGGACACCCAGGTGTTCTCCCTGCCGGGCATCGAGCAGGCCGCCGAGCAGTTCTGGCACGACGTGCGTAACCGCTACGAGGAGCGCCGCGTCGATCCGGAACGACCACTTTTGCCGCCAGGTGAATTGTTCCTGCCGGTCGAGGACTGCTTCGCCCGCCTGAAGAACTGGCCGCGGGTGATCGCCAGCCAGGAGGATGTCGAGCCTGGCGTCGGTCGCGAACGCTTCCATGCCCGCCCGCTGCCCGAACTGGCGATCCAGGCCAAGGCCCACGAGCCACTCGCCGCGCTGCGCCGCTTTATCGAGGAATATCCGGGCCGCGTGCTGTTCGGCGCCGAATCCGCCGGCCGTCGCGAGGTGCTGCTCGAGCTGCTCGCCCGCCTCAAGCTGAAGCCACTGGAAGTCCGCGGCTGGCCGGAGTTTGCCGCCAGCGGTGAGCGTCTGGCAATCTGCATCGCGCCGCTGGACGAGGGTCTGCTGCTCGACGAGCTGGCCCTGATCGCCGAGAGCCCGCTGTTCGGCCAGCGCGTCATGCAGCGCCGGCGCCGCGAGAAAGGCCGCGACGCCGGCGACAACGTGATCAAGAACCTCGCCGAGCTGCGCGAAGGCGCGCCGGTGGTGCATATCGACCACGGCGTCGGCCGCTATCTGGGGCTGATCACCCTGGAAATCGACGGCCAGGCCGCCGAATTCCTCGCCCTGATGTACGCCGAGGAAGCCAAGCTCTACGTGCCGGTCGCCAGCCTGCACCTGATCGCCCGCTACACCGGCAGCGACGACGCCCTCGCCCCGCTGCACCGGCTCGGCTCGGAAACCTGGCAGAAGGCCAAGCGCAAGGCCGCCGAGCAGGTGCGCGACGTCGCCGCCGAGCTGCTCGACATCTATGCCCGCCGCGCCGCCCGCGAGGGCTTCGCCTTCCGCGACCCGGGCGCCGACTACGCCACCTTCAGCGCCGGCTTCCCCTTCGAGGAAACCCCGGACCAGCAGACCGCCATCGACGCCGTACGTGAGGACATGCTCGCGGCCAAGCCGATGGACCGCCTGGTCTGCGGCGACGTCGGCTTCGGCAAGACCGAAGTGGCCATGCGCGCCGCCTTCCTCGCCGTGCACAGCGGCAAGCAGGTGGCCGTACTGGTGCCCACCACCCTGCTCGCCCAGCAGCACTACAACAGCTTCCGCGACCGCTTCGCCGACTGGCCGGTGACGGTCGAGGTGATGAGCCGCTTCAAGTCGGCCAAGGAAGTCGAAGGCGCGGTGCGGCAGCTGGCCGAAGGCAAGCTGGATATCGTCATCGGCACCCACAAGCTGCTGCAGGGCGATGTGAAGTTCCACAACCTCGGCCTGGTGATCATCGACGAAGAGCACCGCTTCGGCGTGCGTCAGAAGGAACAGCTCAAGGCGCTGCGCAGCGAGGTGGACATCCTCACCCTCACCGCGACTCCCATTCCGAGAACGCTGAATATGGCGGTGTCGGGCATGCGCGACCTGTCGATCATCGCCACCCCGCCGGCGCGCCGGCTGTCGGTGCGCACCTTCGTGATGGAGTCCAACAAGCCCACCATCAAGGAGGCCTTGCTGCGCGAGCTGCTGCGCGGCGGCCAGGTCTACTACCTACACAACGATGTGAAAACCATCGAGAAGTGCGCCGCCGACCTCGCCGAACTGGTGCCGGAAGCGCGCATCGGCATCGGCCACGGACAGATGCGCGAGCGCGACCTCGAACAGGTGATGAGCGACTTCTACCATAAGCGTTTCAACGTGCTGATCGCCTCGACCATCATCGAGACCGGCATCGACGTGCCGAGCGCCAACACCATTCTCATCGAGCGCGCCGACAAGTTCGGCCTGGCCCAGCTGCACCAATTGCGCGGCCGGGTCGGCCGCAGCCACCACCAGGCCTATGCCTACCTGCTGACGCCGCCACGTCAGCAGACCACCGACGACGCACAGAAGCGCCTGGAAGCCATCGCCAATGCTCAGGACCTCGGTGCCGGCTTCGTCCTCGCCACCCACGATCTGGAGATCCGCGGCGCCGGCGAGCTGCTTGGCGATGGCCAGAGCGGGCAGATCCAGGCGGTCGGCTTCACGCTTTATATGGAAATGCTCGAACGCGCGGTGAAAGCCATTCGCAAGGGCGAGCAGCCGAACCTCGAACAGCCGCTCGGCGGCGGCCCGGAGATCAACCTGCGCCTGCCGGCGCTGATCCCCGAGGACTACCTGCCGGATGTGCATGCGCGACTGATCCTCTACAAGCGCATCGCCTCGGCCGCAGACGAGGATGGCCTGAAAGAACTGCAGGTGGAGATGATCGACCGCTTCGGCCTGCTGCCGGAGCCGACCAAGCACCTGGTGCGCCTGACCCTGCTCAAGCTGCAGGCGGAAAAGCTCGGCATCAACAAGGTCGACGCCGGCCCGCAGGGCGGGCGCATCGAGTTCGCCGGCAATACCTGCGTCGATCCGCTGACCCTGATCAAGCTGATCCAGAGTCAGCCGAACCGTTACAAGTTCGAAGGCGCCACCCTGTTCAAATTCCAGGTGCCGATGGAGCGCCCGGAAGAACGCTTCAATACACTGGAGGCGCTGTTCGAGCGCCTCGCACCGCAATCTGCTTAAAGGACTGACTTCATGCGTATCTTCCGCCATCTGGCCCTGCTACTCGCTTTGTTCGCCCCGCTGGCCATGGCCGATGGGCAGTATCAGGTCGAACTGATCGTCTTCCGCCAGGCCGGCGACCCGCTGCCGGCCAGCCAGCCGGCGCCGGACGACTGGGCCGCAGGCGCGCAGGCGATCGCCGGCAGCGAGCGCGGCACCGCCCTGGATGACGCCGCCGCCAAGCTGAGCCCGGACAACGGCTATCAGGTGCTGCTGCACAAGGCCTGGGCGCAGAACCTGTCTGCCACGCCGAGCAAGGTCGCGGTCGCGGAAGGCAACCAGCAGTTCGGCCATCACCCGGTTGAAGGCACCGTCACGCTTACCCAGGTGCGCTTCACCGATGTCGCCCTGGACTTCTGGATCAACCGCTTCGATGCCGACGGCTTGCTCACCGGCAGCGAGCGCCTGAAGCAGAACGCGCGCCTGAAGAATGGCGAGCTGACCTATCTGGATCACTCCAACCTCGGCGTACTGATCAAGATCGTGCCGCTGTAACCGGCATGGACAGCATCTCGGCATTCGTCGCACGGCTGCGCAGCCTGCCCTGGACCAATGCCTTCGATGCCGCCACCCTGCGTCGCGGCGAGGGTTATGCCCGCGAGCAGCGCGTCCACGCCGTCGAGCTCAGCGGCCAGCAGCTCACCGCCCATTGCCGCGGCTCGGGCAAGCACAACTACCGCCAGCTGATCCGTCTCGACCCCGCCTTCGCGGCGGTCGCCGGCCGCTGCAGC is drawn from Pseudomonas cavernae and contains these coding sequences:
- a CDS encoding CsiV family protein is translated as MRIFRHLALLLALFAPLAMADGQYQVELIVFRQAGDPLPASQPAPDDWAAGAQAIAGSERGTALDDAAAKLSPDNGYQVLLHKAWAQNLSATPSKVAVAEGNQQFGHHPVEGTVTLTQVRFTDVALDFWINRFDADGLLTGSERLKQNARLKNGELTYLDHSNLGVLIKIVPL
- a CDS encoding FAD:protein FMN transferase, producing MGSHYSLKYVAQARAPGQQRLRAEVEAILAEVDAQMSTYRSDSLISRFNALPAGSCQAMPAPVLELVRVGETLARDSDGAFDLTIEPLLDLWGFGPQSRSERVPSAEEIAQVRANVGHQHLRIDGQQLCKDAAVQVDFNSIAAGYTVDRVARRLDELGLRSYLLDITGELKVRGRKPDGSPWRIAIEAPRDDRQVAQLTLALEGYGVSTSGDYRNYFEVGGQRYSHTIDPHTGAPVTHPLAAVTVVARSALRADGLSTLLMVLGTERGLAFAEEKGIAALFVSRDGSGFRSRASSAFRRLLPAAEAGAL
- a CDS encoding glyceraldehyde-3-phosphate dehydrogenase, with amino-acid sequence MWKVLPVTQKPDQCLGEWIDREALAEAMIPLIGQLYRNNSVVTSIYGRGLINRSVIDILKAHRFARHRLANDSELSVHDTFPILKAMSELKLGAASVDLGKMAAKFKAEGRARSLEQFVKDELADVVGKQNGSGREGTDVVLYGFGRIGRLLARILIEKTGGGDGLRLRAIVVRKGASNDLVKRASLLRRDSVHGKFDGTITIDEANNTLTANGNLIQVIYAKDPKEVDYTQYGIKNALLVDNTGVWRDADGLGQHLACPGVARVVLTAPGKGALKNIVHGINHSEITADDKIISAASCTTNAIVPVLKAINDQYGIVNGHVETVHSYTNDQNLIDNFHKGDRRGRSAPLNMVITETGAATAAAKALPILKGKLTGNAIRVPTPNVSMAILNLNLEKSTTRDEVNEYLRQMAMHSELQKQIDYVASQEVVSTDFVGSRHAGVVDAEATICNDNRVVLYVWYDNEFGYSCQVVRVMEEMAGVNPPAFPR
- the mfd gene encoding transcription-repair coupling factor: MPVLRLPPLPAAAGKQHWGNLPGAALSLAIAEAASAAKRFTLLLTADSQAAERLEQELGFFAPELPVLHFPDWETLPYDLFSPHQDIISQRIASLYRLPELSHGVLVVPITTALHRLAPTRFLLGSSLVLDVGQKLDVEQMRLRLEAAGYRCVDTVYEHGEFAVRGALIDLFPMGSEQPFRIDLFDDEIETLRTFDPETQRSIDKVASIRLLPAREFPLDKKAVTDFRGRFRERFDVDFRRCPIYQDLTSGITPAGIEYYLPLFFEESATLFDYLPQDTQVFSLPGIEQAAEQFWHDVRNRYEERRVDPERPLLPPGELFLPVEDCFARLKNWPRVIASQEDVEPGVGRERFHARPLPELAIQAKAHEPLAALRRFIEEYPGRVLFGAESAGRREVLLELLARLKLKPLEVRGWPEFAASGERLAICIAPLDEGLLLDELALIAESPLFGQRVMQRRRREKGRDAGDNVIKNLAELREGAPVVHIDHGVGRYLGLITLEIDGQAAEFLALMYAEEAKLYVPVASLHLIARYTGSDDALAPLHRLGSETWQKAKRKAAEQVRDVAAELLDIYARRAAREGFAFRDPGADYATFSAGFPFEETPDQQTAIDAVREDMLAAKPMDRLVCGDVGFGKTEVAMRAAFLAVHSGKQVAVLVPTTLLAQQHYNSFRDRFADWPVTVEVMSRFKSAKEVEGAVRQLAEGKLDIVIGTHKLLQGDVKFHNLGLVIIDEEHRFGVRQKEQLKALRSEVDILTLTATPIPRTLNMAVSGMRDLSIIATPPARRLSVRTFVMESNKPTIKEALLRELLRGGQVYYLHNDVKTIEKCAADLAELVPEARIGIGHGQMRERDLEQVMSDFYHKRFNVLIASTIIETGIDVPSANTILIERADKFGLAQLHQLRGRVGRSHHQAYAYLLTPPRQQTTDDAQKRLEAIANAQDLGAGFVLATHDLEIRGAGELLGDGQSGQIQAVGFTLYMEMLERAVKAIRKGEQPNLEQPLGGGPEINLRLPALIPEDYLPDVHARLILYKRIASAADEDGLKELQVEMIDRFGLLPEPTKHLVRLTLLKLQAEKLGINKVDAGPQGGRIEFAGNTCVDPLTLIKLIQSQPNRYKFEGATLFKFQVPMERPEERFNTLEALFERLAPQSA